The following are from one region of the Planctomonas sp. JC2975 genome:
- the pdxY gene encoding pyridoxal kinase PdxY, translated as MKILSIQSAVAFGHVGNSAAVFPLQRIGVEVLPVYTVNFSNHTGYGAWRGPLIAPSDVAEVIKGIEERGVFGEIDAVLSGYQGSDGIGDVILDAVARVKAANPAAVYACDPVMGNAKSGCFVAPEIPILLRDRVVPAADIVTPNQFELGYLTDTEPDTLEKTLASADQLRATGPDTVLVTSVERPDSPADTIEMLAVDRAGAWIVRTPLIPMKANGSGDVTAALFTAHYRSTGDAADALARTASSVFDLLTNTYENGSRELLLVESQESYAHPRMQFTVEQVR; from the coding sequence GTGAAGATCCTGTCCATCCAATCGGCTGTCGCATTCGGTCATGTCGGCAATTCTGCGGCCGTCTTCCCGCTGCAGCGCATCGGCGTCGAGGTGCTGCCGGTCTACACGGTGAACTTCTCGAATCACACCGGATACGGCGCCTGGCGAGGGCCGCTGATCGCCCCGTCGGACGTCGCCGAGGTGATCAAGGGCATCGAGGAGCGCGGGGTGTTCGGCGAGATCGACGCGGTGCTGTCCGGCTACCAGGGAAGCGACGGCATCGGAGACGTGATCCTGGACGCCGTCGCTCGCGTCAAGGCGGCCAACCCGGCGGCCGTGTACGCGTGCGATCCGGTGATGGGCAACGCGAAGTCCGGATGCTTCGTCGCCCCCGAGATCCCCATCCTGCTGCGCGACCGCGTGGTGCCGGCCGCGGACATCGTCACGCCCAACCAGTTCGAGCTGGGCTATCTCACCGACACCGAGCCGGACACGCTCGAGAAGACGCTCGCATCCGCCGACCAGCTACGCGCAACAGGACCCGACACCGTGCTCGTCACGAGCGTTGAGCGACCGGATTCTCCGGCGGACACGATCGAGATGCTCGCCGTGGATCGTGCGGGAGCGTGGATCGTGCGGACACCGCTCATCCCGATGAAGGCCAACGGATCGGGCGACGTCACGGCCGCACTGTTCACGGCCCACTACCGTTCGACGGGGGATGCAGCCGACGCGCTCGCGCGCACCGCCTCGAGCGTCTTCGACCTGCTGACGAACACCTACGAGAACGGATCGCGCGAACTGCTGCTCGTGGAATCGCAGGAGTCCTACGCTCACCCGCGCATGCAGTTCACCGTCGAGCAGGTGCGCTGA
- a CDS encoding HIT domain-containing protein: MARLTLDSYEPGEGENRDSVQIDDPSHLTGVPDEFQRLWTPHRMVYIQQGQQSPHGDECPFCVAPSLSDEEALIVHRGKHAYALLNLFPYNSGHVLVCPYRHVSLYDDATPEETDEIATITQTAMRVIRSVSRNDGFNIGMNQGEIAGAGIASHLHQHLVPRWRADANFLPIIAKTKALPQLLGEVRTAIADAWPR; this comes from the coding sequence ATGGCCCGCCTGACGCTCGACTCCTACGAGCCGGGGGAGGGCGAGAACCGGGACTCCGTGCAGATCGACGACCCGTCGCATCTCACCGGAGTTCCGGACGAGTTCCAGCGACTCTGGACGCCGCACCGCATGGTATACATCCAGCAAGGACAGCAGTCGCCGCACGGCGACGAGTGCCCGTTCTGCGTCGCACCGTCGCTGTCAGACGAGGAAGCGCTGATCGTCCACCGGGGAAAGCACGCATATGCCCTGCTGAACCTGTTCCCTTACAACAGCGGTCACGTGCTCGTGTGCCCGTACCGACACGTGTCCCTCTACGACGACGCGACGCCGGAGGAGACCGACGAGATCGCGACGATCACGCAGACGGCGATGCGTGTCATCCGCTCGGTGTCGCGCAACGACGGCTTCAACATCGGCATGAACCAGGGCGAGATCGCCGGAGCCGGCATCGCGTCTCACCTGCATCAGCACCTCGTGCCGCGGTGGCGTGCCGACGCCAACTTCCTGCCGATCATCGCGAAGACGAAGGCGCTGCCTCAGCTCCTCGGCGAAGTCCGAACGGCGATCGCCGACGCCTGGCCGCGCTGA
- the thrS gene encoding threonine--tRNA ligase: MPDGFELFPDRSVVAMRVNGELKDLATTVTTTDDVIPVTIDSADGLNILRHSAAHVLAQAVQSINPEAKLGIGPPVTDGFYYDFDVDGSFTPEDLKALEKAMDRIVRQGQRFVRRVVTDDEARAELANEPYKLELIGLKGGSASSANDGEHVLGTDNENVEVGGGELTIYDNVNPKTGEVLWKDLCRGPHLPNTRLIGNGFALTRVAAAYWRGSEKNPQLQRIYGTAWPSKDELRAYQERMAEAARRDHRKLGAELDLFSFPDEIGSGLSVFHPKGGIIRYEIENYLRSQLLRNGYELVNTPHITKAHLYEISKHLEWYADGMFPPMHVDEETDADGNVVKPGQDYYLKPMNCPMHNLIFRARGRSYRELPLRLAEFGTVYRYEKSGTLSGLTRVRGLTQDDAHAYVAPEQVKGEIATQLELVLETLRGYGLSDFYLELSTKDPDKYVGDDAVWEDATETLRQVALESGLELVDDPGGAAFYGPKISVQARDAIGRTWQLSTVQLDFFEPELFELEYTAADGSRKRPVMIHRALLGSIERFFAILLEHYAGAFPVWLAPVQAIGIPVADEYAPYLEEVARRLREHDVRIEVDRSDDRMQKKIRNATTQKIPFQLIVGEQDRAGGTVSFRFRDGSQLNGVPVDDAVERIVRSIREHEQVVTAWPA, from the coding sequence GTGCCGGACGGTTTCGAGCTTTTTCCCGACCGTTCCGTTGTCGCCATGCGCGTCAACGGCGAGTTGAAGGATCTGGCGACGACCGTCACGACGACGGATGACGTGATCCCGGTGACCATCGATTCCGCCGACGGACTCAACATCTTGAGGCACTCGGCAGCACATGTTCTCGCGCAGGCCGTGCAGTCGATCAACCCCGAGGCGAAGCTCGGCATCGGCCCGCCGGTGACCGACGGCTTCTACTACGACTTCGACGTCGACGGCTCGTTCACTCCGGAAGACCTGAAGGCGCTCGAGAAGGCGATGGATCGCATCGTCCGCCAGGGTCAGCGTTTCGTGCGCCGAGTCGTCACCGACGACGAAGCGCGGGCAGAACTCGCGAATGAGCCGTACAAGCTCGAGCTCATCGGGCTCAAGGGCGGCTCGGCGTCGTCGGCGAATGACGGCGAGCACGTGCTCGGCACCGACAACGAGAACGTCGAGGTCGGTGGCGGAGAGCTGACGATCTACGACAACGTGAACCCGAAGACCGGCGAGGTGCTCTGGAAGGACCTCTGCCGCGGTCCGCATCTGCCGAACACCCGGCTCATCGGCAACGGCTTCGCCCTCACCCGAGTCGCCGCCGCCTATTGGCGCGGCAGCGAGAAGAACCCGCAGCTGCAGCGCATCTACGGCACGGCGTGGCCGTCGAAGGACGAGTTGCGCGCGTACCAGGAGCGGATGGCGGAGGCCGCACGCCGCGACCACCGCAAGCTCGGTGCAGAACTCGACCTCTTCTCCTTCCCCGACGAGATCGGCTCCGGCCTCTCGGTGTTCCACCCCAAGGGCGGGATCATCCGGTACGAGATCGAGAACTACCTGCGCTCCCAGCTGCTGCGGAACGGCTACGAGCTGGTCAACACTCCGCACATCACCAAGGCGCACCTCTACGAGATCAGCAAGCACCTCGAGTGGTACGCCGACGGCATGTTCCCGCCCATGCACGTGGACGAGGAGACGGATGCCGACGGCAACGTCGTCAAGCCCGGCCAGGACTACTACCTGAAGCCGATGAACTGCCCGATGCACAACCTGATCTTCCGCGCGCGCGGACGCAGCTACCGTGAGCTGCCCCTGCGCCTGGCGGAGTTCGGCACCGTGTATCGGTACGAGAAGAGCGGAACGCTCTCCGGCCTCACCCGCGTTCGCGGGCTGACCCAGGACGACGCGCACGCCTACGTCGCGCCCGAGCAGGTCAAGGGCGAGATCGCGACTCAGCTCGAGCTCGTGCTGGAGACCTTGCGCGGGTACGGCCTCAGCGACTTCTACCTCGAGCTGTCCACGAAGGACCCTGACAAGTACGTCGGCGACGACGCCGTCTGGGAGGACGCGACCGAGACGTTGCGCCAGGTCGCCCTCGAATCCGGGCTGGAGCTCGTCGACGACCCGGGCGGAGCCGCGTTCTACGGGCCCAAGATCTCCGTGCAGGCGCGCGACGCGATCGGCCGCACCTGGCAGTTGTCGACCGTGCAGCTGGACTTCTTCGAGCCCGAGCTGTTCGAGCTCGAGTACACGGCCGCCGACGGCAGCCGCAAGCGTCCTGTCATGATCCACCGCGCGCTGCTCGGGTCCATCGAACGGTTCTTCGCGATCCTGCTCGAGCACTACGCGGGCGCGTTCCCGGTGTGGCTCGCGCCCGTTCAGGCGATCGGGATCCCGGTGGCCGACGAGTACGCGCCGTACCTGGAAGAGGTCGCACGTCGTCTGCGCGAGCACGACGTGCGCATCGAGGTCGATCGCTCCGACGACCGCATGCAGAAGAAGATCCGCAACGCGACCACGCAGAAGATCCCGTTCCAGCTGATCGTGGGGGAGCAGGACCGCGCAGGCGGCACCGTCAGCTTCCGTTTCCGGGACGGGTCCCAGCTGAACGGCGTGCCCGTCGACGACGCGGTCGAACGCATCGTGCGGTCCATTCGCGAGCACGAGCAGGTCGTCACGGCATGGCCCGCCTGA
- a CDS encoding alpha/beta hydrolase-fold protein, which translates to MDALLTTQIIGGPVPWVLCVLSASLVFALVLRRPHARWMILAGAGILAGAVIALGLVIVADVTAMFEIPLPIDVAAWSIATFAAVGLGAVSLWKTTWWRRSLAIVGIGVFAVTGVVQVNAAFGLNPTVGDLLGVVVRHPIALPKNHGTPASTDGPALTAGWVAPHGMPAIGKTGTVVIPATVSGFHARPAGLYLPPAALVKNAPALPLVIMMMGYPGTPNPEPVSTVMNAFASRHDGLAPIVIVADQVGSNGDPACADSVARGNAATYIESDVVNWATKHLRVIEDPRYWTLAGYSNGATCAVKFAAEKPNVFRNVLSISPEAYPGMHYTQTVIDSVYDGSTSAWSADKPETILAAHAGTYGGVDAVFTTGALDTAFGPATRSLAAAAQSAGMHVTLLTLPGVAHVGKNLTAGLTAGFAKLAPELGLTSACARCSTASR; encoded by the coding sequence ATGGACGCACTGCTCACAACGCAGATCATCGGCGGGCCGGTTCCCTGGGTGCTCTGCGTGCTGTCCGCCTCCCTCGTGTTCGCACTCGTGCTGCGGCGACCCCATGCTCGGTGGATGATCCTCGCCGGCGCCGGGATTCTCGCCGGGGCGGTCATCGCCCTGGGGCTCGTCATCGTCGCGGATGTCACCGCAATGTTCGAGATCCCCCTGCCGATCGACGTTGCCGCCTGGTCGATCGCGACCTTCGCCGCCGTCGGCCTCGGCGCGGTCAGTCTGTGGAAGACGACGTGGTGGCGCCGCTCGCTCGCAATCGTGGGGATCGGCGTGTTCGCCGTGACCGGTGTGGTCCAGGTGAACGCGGCGTTCGGCCTCAACCCGACGGTCGGCGACTTGCTGGGCGTTGTGGTGCGACATCCGATCGCGCTGCCGAAGAATCATGGGACACCTGCCTCTACCGATGGACCCGCACTCACGGCCGGCTGGGTGGCACCGCATGGCATGCCGGCTATCGGGAAGACCGGCACGGTCGTCATACCCGCGACGGTGTCCGGCTTCCACGCCCGACCGGCTGGGCTCTACCTGCCGCCGGCGGCGCTCGTGAAGAACGCGCCCGCGCTGCCCTTGGTCATCATGATGATGGGCTATCCGGGCACTCCCAACCCTGAACCCGTTTCGACGGTGATGAATGCATTCGCGAGCCGTCACGACGGTCTCGCGCCGATCGTGATCGTCGCCGACCAGGTGGGCTCCAACGGCGATCCGGCGTGCGCCGACTCGGTGGCGAGGGGCAACGCGGCCACCTACATCGAGTCGGACGTCGTGAACTGGGCCACCAAGCACCTGCGGGTCATCGAGGACCCGCGTTACTGGACGCTGGCCGGCTACTCGAACGGAGCGACGTGCGCGGTGAAGTTCGCGGCCGAGAAGCCGAACGTGTTCCGCAACGTGCTCTCGATCTCTCCCGAGGCGTACCCCGGGATGCACTACACCCAGACCGTCATCGACTCGGTCTACGACGGCAGTACCTCTGCGTGGTCGGCGGACAAGCCGGAGACGATCCTCGCGGCGCACGCCGGTACGTACGGCGGTGTCGACGCCGTTTTCACGACCGGCGCCCTGGACACGGCCTTCGGGCCCGCGACGCGATCACTCGCCGCAGCGGCGCAGTCGGCCGGCATGCACGTGACCCTGCTCACCCTTCCTGGGGTCGCCCACGTCGGCAAGAACCTGACGGCCGGACTCACAGCCGGCTTCGCGAAACTCGCGCCGGAGCTCGGCCTGACGAGCGCCTGCGCTCGCTGTTCGACAGCGTCTCGCTGA
- a CDS encoding response regulator transcription factor: MSDETISVLVVDDHPVVRDGLIGMISSDPGLVVVGEAGNGDEAVTACETLRPDVVLLDLRMPGSGGVDAIRTLRGRGDDTRILVLTTYDGDRDVSQALESGATGYLLKDATRGELLAGIRATARGETTLAPSVTSKLVGRLRGPANGSLSERELEVLRLVADGRTNRAIADTLFVSEATVKSHLLNIYAKLEVTDRAAAVSQGYRRGLLG; encoded by the coding sequence ATGTCTGACGAGACCATCTCCGTGCTGGTGGTGGACGATCACCCCGTCGTGCGGGACGGCCTGATCGGGATGATCAGCTCCGATCCGGGTCTCGTCGTCGTCGGGGAGGCCGGCAACGGCGACGAGGCCGTCACGGCGTGCGAGACCCTTCGGCCCGACGTCGTCCTTCTCGACCTGCGGATGCCGGGAAGCGGGGGAGTGGACGCCATCCGGACCCTCCGCGGGCGCGGCGACGACACCCGCATTCTGGTGCTCACCACCTACGACGGGGACCGCGATGTCTCGCAAGCGCTGGAATCGGGCGCGACCGGCTACCTGCTGAAGGATGCGACGCGCGGTGAGCTGCTGGCGGGCATCCGCGCGACGGCACGGGGCGAGACGACGCTGGCCCCGTCTGTGACCTCCAAGCTGGTGGGCCGTCTCCGCGGACCGGCCAACGGGTCGCTCAGCGAGCGGGAACTGGAGGTGCTCAGGCTCGTCGCCGACGGCCGCACGAACCGGGCGATCGCCGACACGCTGTTCGTGAGCGAGGCAACGGTGAAGAGCCACCTGCTGAACATCTACGCCAAGCTCGAGGTCACGGATCGGGCGGCAGCCGTATCGCAGGGCTATCGGCGCGGGCTTCTGGGATGA
- a CDS encoding sensor histidine kinase, whose protein sequence is MSAASASTSRLGPGVVAYGPYVVLVLASIFTIMTVAPTPAKTAQLVLLGAAIAWMLLAYTLRPAGRRSVRAMAVFVTVLLAIFTSLVFFAPWYGVLAVAGYIYSFAVVPWPWRLLSVSVCAVLAGTAQASAVPKNTVAGLLVYAAVVALNVVALCLFAWIYWRAGVQSEQRRVALEENERLREQVVSQAREAGIQAERQRMAGELHDTVAQGLVGIVTQLEAAAQVPPDSSDHARHLDAATRLARSSLVEARRTMLALDPDASSRVSLAKALESAVDEWAGMHSVRADYTATGSERALSDDAEHALLRVVQESLSNVAKHAGASRVGVTLTYLDDRVLVDVRDDGIGFDPGSGIERDPLEGGYGLSAMRNRIRQLGGLVEIESEPGRGTALSVALPVDPTDQTLTEVPHQAGEGSAHDV, encoded by the coding sequence ATGAGCGCCGCATCGGCGAGCACCTCGCGCCTCGGACCAGGAGTGGTCGCGTATGGACCGTACGTGGTGCTCGTCCTCGCCTCGATCTTCACGATCATGACCGTGGCGCCGACGCCGGCCAAGACCGCTCAGCTGGTCCTGCTCGGGGCTGCCATCGCCTGGATGCTCCTCGCGTACACCCTTCGCCCCGCCGGACGCAGGAGCGTCCGGGCGATGGCCGTCTTCGTGACGGTCCTGCTCGCCATCTTCACGTCGCTCGTCTTCTTCGCCCCTTGGTACGGCGTGCTCGCCGTTGCCGGCTACATCTACTCGTTCGCCGTCGTCCCGTGGCCCTGGCGCCTCCTGTCGGTGTCGGTCTGCGCGGTGCTGGCCGGAACGGCACAGGCATCCGCCGTGCCGAAGAACACGGTCGCAGGGCTTCTGGTCTATGCCGCAGTGGTCGCGCTCAACGTGGTCGCCCTGTGTCTGTTCGCCTGGATCTATTGGAGGGCCGGTGTGCAGAGCGAGCAGCGACGTGTCGCCCTCGAGGAGAACGAACGGCTCCGCGAACAGGTGGTGAGCCAGGCACGCGAGGCGGGCATCCAGGCCGAGCGGCAGCGCATGGCAGGGGAGCTGCACGACACCGTGGCCCAGGGACTGGTCGGTATCGTCACGCAGCTGGAGGCAGCGGCGCAGGTGCCCCCGGACAGCAGTGATCACGCTCGCCATCTGGATGCCGCGACCCGGCTCGCACGCTCGAGCCTCGTCGAGGCGCGTAGGACCATGCTCGCACTCGACCCCGACGCCAGCTCGAGGGTGAGCCTCGCCAAGGCCTTGGAGTCCGCTGTGGACGAGTGGGCGGGGATGCACTCCGTGCGTGCCGACTACACGGCGACGGGGTCGGAGCGTGCGTTGAGCGACGACGCGGAGCACGCGCTGTTGCGCGTCGTGCAGGAATCGCTGTCGAACGTGGCGAAGCACGCGGGCGCGAGTCGTGTCGGAGTGACCCTGACCTATCTCGATGACCGGGTCCTGGTTGACGTGCGCGACGACGGGATCGGATTCGACCCAGGCTCGGGTATCGAGCGCGACCCGCTCGAAGGCGGATACGGCCTGTCGGCGATGCGGAACCGCATCAGGCAGCTCGGAGGGCTCGTCGAGATCGAGTCGGAGCCCGGCCGCGGCACGGCGCTGTCCGTTGCGCTGCCCGTCGATCCGACCGACCAAACGCTGACCGAGGTGCCGCATCAGGCGGGCGAGGGGAGTGCTCACGATGTCTGA
- a CDS encoding ammonium transporter gives MLFHAAAAYDAQTSVNSLWLLVAAALVLLMTPGVAFFYGGMVKAKSVISMMMMSFGAIAIVAVLWVLYGYGLSFGKPLIPHVLGTPDWGLSGLLGKDGATPDLNSLAFAGFQATFAIITVALISGAIADRARFGAWMVFAGIWVTVVYFPVAYWVFNLQDGWIASVLHVNDFAGGTAVHINAGAAGLALALVLGKRVGFQKGMTKPHNVPLTLLGAALLWFGWFGFNAGSEAAVDGVAAIAWINTLAAPAAATIGWLIVERIKDGKPTSIGAASGAVAGLVAITPACNILTPFWAIVLGLLVGAVCAFSIDLKFKLGFDDSLDVVGIHLIGGLIGTLYIGFFGLTHVDGDPTKPYSSLLYGGSFQQLGAQAIGAFSVMIYSFVLAFAIGWVIQKTMGFRIKTEDEIAGVDTFVHGEEGYALENA, from the coding sequence ATGTTGTTCCACGCAGCGGCCGCGTACGACGCGCAGACGAGCGTGAACTCGCTGTGGCTGCTCGTCGCAGCGGCACTCGTTCTGCTCATGACGCCTGGAGTGGCGTTCTTCTACGGCGGCATGGTCAAGGCGAAGAGCGTCATCAGCATGATGATGATGAGCTTCGGCGCCATCGCGATCGTCGCCGTGCTGTGGGTGCTGTACGGCTACGGGCTGTCCTTCGGCAAACCCCTGATCCCGCACGTGCTCGGCACACCTGACTGGGGCCTCTCGGGTCTGCTCGGCAAGGACGGCGCGACCCCCGACCTGAACTCTCTCGCGTTCGCCGGCTTCCAGGCGACGTTCGCGATCATCACCGTCGCCTTGATCTCCGGCGCGATCGCTGACCGCGCCCGCTTCGGCGCATGGATGGTGTTCGCAGGCATCTGGGTGACCGTCGTCTACTTCCCCGTCGCGTACTGGGTGTTCAACCTGCAGGACGGCTGGATCGCATCAGTGCTGCACGTCAACGACTTCGCAGGCGGAACGGCAGTGCACATCAACGCCGGAGCGGCGGGACTCGCACTCGCCCTGGTGCTCGGAAAGCGCGTCGGATTCCAGAAGGGCATGACGAAGCCGCATAACGTCCCGCTCACACTGCTCGGTGCTGCGCTGCTGTGGTTCGGTTGGTTCGGCTTCAATGCCGGATCCGAGGCGGCTGTCGACGGCGTCGCGGCCATCGCCTGGATCAACACCCTCGCCGCACCGGCGGCGGCCACGATCGGCTGGCTGATCGTGGAACGGATCAAGGACGGCAAGCCAACATCGATCGGAGCAGCATCCGGTGCGGTGGCCGGCCTGGTCGCCATCACCCCTGCGTGCAACATCCTGACGCCGTTCTGGGCCATCGTTCTCGGTCTGCTCGTCGGTGCGGTGTGCGCATTCTCGATCGACCTGAAGTTCAAGCTCGGATTCGACGACTCGCTCGACGTGGTCGGCATCCACCTCATCGGTGGTCTGATCGGAACGCTGTACATCGGCTTCTTCGGCCTCACCCACGTGGACGGCGACCCGACCAAGCCGTACTCGAGCCTGCTCTACGGCGGCAGCTTCCAGCAGCTCGGTGCGCAGGCGATCGGCGCCTTCAGCGTGATGATCTACTCCTTCGTGCTGGCCTTCGCGATCGGCTGGGTCATCCAGAAGACGATGGGATTCCGCATCAAGACCGAGGACGAGATCGCCGGCGTCGACACCTTCGTGCACGGCGAGGAGGGCTACGCACTCGAGAACGCCTGA
- a CDS encoding cellulase family glycosylhydrolase, producing the protein MSVRRPLVAVSAALGLVVVEAVADPTGLLALAGWSGAAPVLASGIWPFAASLVFVPVLLAVVWWAAVRAGERYWTLAAGVVLAVLLAQATACLVMTGNLAASTWAAGYVTAKAVPTGLIVAAFARWFGGRTTRQRFPSGSPLIPAALFAAIAPFVAGLWWTSAAYAPGVPVARADRGPLSLIVAMLLLALVTALCLRWMRARVPGILGGWLAALVAGGIVGLVQALIAFLVDGGLSGDLWPAMAAYVAIADGLSFGACLGWVAGVAALVVERVPAARRARLPLVTSAAIVVASLVVALVVPVALPETAASASEADSAPAGFLRASGRVITDGRGNQVLLRGVNVNQLVDFYQPRPDVPATRPLTEEDFAQIAAEGFDVVRLNLSWSALEPQRGVFDQKYLARITSAVDWAHRHGVYIVLDMHQDGWWKGATTAGTTCRPGTDPMWGYDGAPAWATISDGAARCEFTGRDISPAGDRAFQNFYFDTDGVQSALVRTWGRLAATFGDDPTVAGYDLLNEPGFGETAPVTTSYLLGRYYDRAIAAIRAAGSRQMVFVEPSILWSGLGFDSGPAPAFTSDHDIVFSPHLYAESITMDRSLGLPPIVGIDRQFTLAQRVADEYNAPVWSGEFGYWGSTSDVDARLTRYAKAEDANRLGSAYWVWKQACGDPQNGIGPTGDGLIPEDCATGQDAAPRDDLLTILGRAYPRSAPGTISSLTSSGANVQLAGATRHRSCGLDVWVPGAKRPIIHSTGLANVKTTPDSGGWTVTGCADGSYSLTAAARVSS; encoded by the coding sequence ATGTCGGTTCGCCGTCCCCTCGTCGCGGTGTCCGCCGCGCTCGGCCTGGTCGTCGTCGAGGCGGTGGCAGATCCCACCGGACTACTCGCGCTCGCGGGATGGTCGGGCGCGGCGCCCGTCCTCGCCTCCGGCATCTGGCCGTTTGCGGCGTCCCTCGTGTTCGTCCCAGTGCTCCTCGCCGTGGTGTGGTGGGCGGCTGTGCGCGCGGGCGAGCGGTACTGGACGCTGGCGGCAGGGGTCGTCCTCGCGGTGCTCCTGGCGCAGGCCACGGCGTGTCTGGTGATGACCGGGAACCTCGCGGCGAGCACCTGGGCAGCAGGCTATGTGACGGCCAAAGCCGTGCCGACCGGACTCATCGTGGCGGCATTCGCACGGTGGTTCGGAGGACGGACCACGCGGCAACGATTCCCGTCGGGATCGCCGTTGATCCCGGCGGCGCTCTTCGCCGCCATCGCGCCGTTCGTCGCCGGACTCTGGTGGACAAGTGCGGCGTATGCCCCCGGAGTCCCCGTTGCCCGAGCAGATCGCGGCCCTCTGTCCCTCATCGTCGCGATGCTCCTTCTCGCACTGGTCACCGCGCTCTGCCTGCGCTGGATGCGCGCCCGCGTCCCGGGCATCCTCGGCGGATGGCTGGCAGCTCTCGTCGCCGGAGGGATCGTTGGTCTCGTTCAGGCGCTCATCGCCTTCCTCGTGGACGGAGGCCTGAGCGGCGATCTCTGGCCGGCGATGGCCGCCTACGTCGCCATCGCCGACGGTCTCTCGTTCGGCGCGTGCCTGGGGTGGGTCGCCGGCGTCGCGGCCCTGGTCGTCGAGCGGGTTCCAGCAGCGCGACGCGCACGCCTTCCACTGGTGACCTCCGCGGCGATCGTCGTCGCGTCCCTCGTAGTCGCGCTCGTCGTGCCTGTCGCACTCCCGGAGACAGCGGCCAGCGCATCAGAGGCGGATTCCGCGCCGGCCGGATTCCTCCGCGCATCGGGACGCGTGATCACGGATGGCCGCGGCAACCAGGTGCTGCTGCGCGGCGTCAACGTCAACCAGTTGGTCGACTTCTATCAGCCGCGGCCCGACGTGCCCGCCACCCGTCCGCTCACCGAGGAGGACTTCGCGCAGATCGCCGCGGAAGGATTCGACGTCGTACGACTGAATCTCTCCTGGTCGGCCCTGGAGCCGCAGCGGGGCGTCTTCGACCAGAAGTACCTCGCCCGGATCACCTCCGCGGTCGACTGGGCGCACCGTCACGGCGTGTACATCGTGCTCGACATGCACCAGGACGGGTGGTGGAAGGGTGCGACGACGGCGGGCACGACCTGCCGGCCGGGCACCGACCCGATGTGGGGATACGACGGCGCTCCCGCATGGGCCACGATCTCCGACGGCGCAGCTCGCTGCGAGTTCACCGGACGCGACATCTCGCCCGCGGGCGACCGCGCCTTCCAGAACTTCTACTTCGACACCGACGGCGTGCAATCGGCCCTGGTTCGGACGTGGGGTCGGCTCGCTGCGACATTCGGCGACGACCCCACGGTGGCTGGGTACGACCTCCTCAACGAACCCGGGTTCGGCGAGACCGCGCCGGTGACGACGTCCTATCTCCTCGGCCGCTACTACGACAGGGCGATCGCGGCGATCCGCGCGGCGGGCTCACGGCAGATGGTGTTCGTCGAGCCGAGCATCCTGTGGTCGGGCCTCGGCTTCGACAGCGGCCCCGCGCCCGCGTTCACCTCCGACCACGACATCGTCTTCTCGCCGCACCTGTACGCCGAGTCCATCACGATGGACCGCTCGCTCGGCCTCCCGCCGATCGTCGGCATCGACCGGCAGTTCACGCTCGCGCAGCGCGTCGCCGACGAGTACAACGCCCCCGTCTGGTCGGGCGAATTCGGCTACTGGGGCTCGACCTCCGATGTCGACGCCCGGCTGACCCGCTACGCGAAGGCGGAGGATGCGAACCGCCTGGGTAGCGCGTACTGGGTGTGGAAGCAGGCCTGCGGCGACCCGCAGAACGGCATCGGTCCGACCGGTGACGGACTCATCCCCGAAGACTGCGCGACCGGTCAGGACGCCGCTCCCCGCGACGACCTGCTCACCATCCTCGGGCGCGCCTACCCGCGGTCCGCACCCGGAACGATCTCGAGCCTCACCTCGAGCGGTGCGAACGTGCAACTTGCCGGAGCGACGCGGCACCGGTCGTGCGGACTGGACGTGTGGGTGCCGGGCGCAAAAAGGCCGATCATCCATTCGACGGGTCTGGCGAACGTGAAGACGACCCCCGATTCCGGCGGCTGGACCGTCACCGGATGCGCGGACGGCAGCTACAGCCTGACTGCCGCTGCGCGCGTGTCATCCTGA